The Rhizobium leguminosarum genome includes a region encoding these proteins:
- a CDS encoding aminoglycoside phosphotransferase family protein, with protein MFAPYLDRWSLIADGEPIITHSSRLLPVLWQDRPAMLKVAADIDERYGALLMQWWEGDGAAYVYAHEGDAVLLERATGKRSLLAMAMNGEDDEASRILCRTAARLHAPRDKPLPDPISLTRWFRDLEPAAGKHGGTLADCSAIANVLVADQRDVTILHGDIHHDNILDFEARGWLAIDPKRLYGERGFDFANIFANEELPVITDPARFRRQLAIVSAEAKLEPKRLLQWIVAYSGLSAAWFLGDPNIQQAETALTVARIALAELES; from the coding sequence ATGTTTGCTCCCTATCTTGATCGCTGGTCGCTCATAGCAGACGGCGAGCCCATCATCACCCACTCCAGCCGCCTGCTGCCGGTCCTCTGGCAGGACAGGCCTGCCATGCTGAAAGTGGCGGCCGATATCGACGAACGATACGGCGCGCTTCTGATGCAGTGGTGGGAGGGGGACGGGGCAGCCTATGTGTATGCTCATGAGGGCGATGCCGTGCTGCTCGAAAGGGCGACGGGAAAACGCTCGCTGCTTGCCATGGCCATGAACGGCGAGGACGATGAGGCAAGCCGCATCCTCTGCCGCACCGCGGCCCGGCTGCATGCGCCGCGCGATAAACCGCTTCCCGATCCCATCTCCCTTACCCGCTGGTTCCGTGATCTGGAGCCGGCGGCAGGCAAGCATGGCGGCACGCTTGCCGATTGCTCGGCGATCGCAAACGTTCTCGTTGCCGATCAGCGTGATGTCACCATCCTCCATGGCGACATCCACCACGACAATATCCTCGATTTCGAGGCGCGCGGCTGGCTGGCCATCGATCCGAAGCGGCTGTACGGCGAGCGCGGCTTCGATTTCGCCAATATCTTCGCCAACGAAGAACTGCCTGTCATCACCGATCCCGCCCGTTTCCGCCGCCAGTTGGCCATCGTCTCCGCGGAGGCGAAGCTGGAGCCGAAGCGGCTGCTGCAGTGGATCGTAGCCTATTCCGGTCTTTCCGCCGCCTGGTTCCTCGGCGATCCGAATATTCAGCAGGCAGAAACGGCCCTGACGGTCGCCCGGATCGCGCTGGCCGAACTCGAGAGCTAA
- a CDS encoding NAD(P)H-binding protein, translating to MSSEMKMTALILGATGGIGGAVARKLVARGWRVRALNRDAAKASRSEPAFEWVQGDAMNAGDVLRAAEGVGLIVHAVNPPGYRDWETLVLPMLDNTIAAARAVGVRIVLPGNVYNFGPDALPAPTEESPQHPVTKKGTIRVEMERRLKAASQSGAGVIIVRAGDFFGPGTTANSWFSSGLVTPGKPVGTIRNPGRRGVGHQWTYLPDMAETIAQLIERADRLPAFTVYHMEGFWDADGMQMAEAIKRVAGGKAKIGNFPWWIVPLAALFVPVMREIKEMRYLWKVPVRMRNDKLTAELGKEPQTPIDEAVRASLVALGCLPEPHRDTADALIGHLSQNAG from the coding sequence ATGAGCAGCGAAATGAAGATGACGGCCCTTATTCTCGGCGCGACAGGCGGTATCGGCGGCGCGGTTGCCCGCAAGCTGGTTGCGCGCGGCTGGCGTGTCCGGGCGCTGAACCGTGACGCCGCCAAGGCGTCGAGGAGCGAGCCGGCTTTCGAATGGGTGCAGGGCGATGCGATGAATGCGGGCGACGTCCTGAGGGCGGCCGAAGGTGTCGGCCTGATCGTCCATGCCGTCAATCCGCCCGGCTATCGCGACTGGGAAACGCTGGTGCTGCCCATGCTCGACAATACCATCGCCGCTGCTCGCGCTGTCGGCGTGCGCATCGTGCTGCCGGGCAACGTCTATAATTTCGGTCCCGACGCCCTACCGGCGCCGACGGAAGAAAGCCCGCAGCATCCGGTGACTAAGAAGGGGACGATCCGGGTCGAAATGGAGAGGCGGCTGAAGGCCGCGTCGCAGTCCGGCGCCGGCGTCATCATCGTCAGGGCGGGGGATTTCTTCGGCCCAGGCACGACGGCCAATAGCTGGTTTTCGTCTGGTCTCGTAACCCCAGGCAAGCCGGTCGGCACGATCAGGAACCCGGGTCGGCGCGGTGTCGGTCATCAATGGACCTACCTGCCAGACATGGCGGAAACCATCGCCCAGCTCATCGAGCGGGCCGATCGGCTGCCGGCCTTCACCGTCTATCATATGGAGGGCTTCTGGGATGCTGATGGCATGCAGATGGCCGAAGCGATCAAGCGCGTTGCCGGCGGTAAGGCAAAGATCGGCAACTTCCCCTGGTGGATCGTGCCGCTTGCTGCACTCTTCGTGCCCGTGATGCGGGAAATCAAGGAGATGCGCTATCTCTGGAAGGTGCCGGTGCGGATGAGGAACGACAAGCTTACGGCCGAACTTGGCAAAGAGCCGCAGACACCGATCGACGAGGCGGTAAGGGCTTCGCTCGTGGCACTCGGCTGCCTGCCCGAACCGCATCGTGACACGGCGGACGCCCTGATCGGGCACTTGTCGCAGAACGCGGGTTAG
- a CDS encoding LysR family transcriptional regulator, which translates to MNMEPSWDFYRSFLTVLQQGSLSAAARELGLTQPTIGRHVDALELAIGAELFTRSPNGLLPTDAALALKPYAETLAATTAALLRTASGQRERVAGTVRVSASEVIAVEVLPGILGPLQETYPELQIELSASDMIEDLVNREADIAVRMAEPQQAALVVRRIGDIPLGFHAHRRYLERHGIPQTLSDLANHRLIGFDRQTAYVRIAMKRYAVPDIRFSYRTDSNLAQLSAIRAGVGIGLCQIGLAREDPDLVHVLPDAFAIPLGTWVAMHESLKTSPRCRATFDALVKGLQDYHRYSTWRERDGNAQSG; encoded by the coding sequence ATGAACATGGAGCCGAGTTGGGATTTCTACCGCAGTTTTCTTACCGTGCTTCAGCAGGGGTCGCTTTCGGCGGCCGCCCGCGAACTGGGGCTAACCCAGCCAACCATAGGCCGCCACGTCGACGCTCTGGAACTGGCGATCGGCGCCGAACTTTTCACCCGCTCGCCGAACGGCCTGCTGCCGACCGATGCCGCACTGGCCTTGAAGCCCTATGCCGAGACGCTGGCGGCAACTACCGCCGCCCTTTTGCGCACCGCATCCGGCCAGCGCGAGCGCGTGGCGGGAACGGTCAGGGTTAGCGCCAGCGAGGTCATCGCCGTCGAAGTGCTGCCGGGGATTCTCGGACCGCTGCAGGAGACCTATCCCGAACTGCAGATCGAGCTCTCGGCATCCGATATGATCGAGGACCTGGTGAACCGCGAGGCCGATATTGCCGTGCGCATGGCAGAGCCGCAGCAAGCCGCGCTCGTCGTGCGCCGCATCGGCGATATCCCGCTCGGCTTTCATGCCCATCGCCGCTATCTCGAACGACACGGCATACCACAAACCCTGTCTGACCTCGCAAACCACCGGCTCATTGGCTTCGACCGACAGACGGCCTATGTCCGCATCGCGATGAAACGTTATGCGGTGCCCGACATCAGATTCTCCTACAGAACCGACAGCAATCTTGCCCAGCTTTCGGCGATCCGCGCTGGCGTCGGCATCGGTCTCTGCCAGATCGGACTTGCCCGCGAGGACCCTGATCTGGTGCACGTCCTGCCTGATGCCTTCGCTATACCGCTCGGCACCTGGGTGGCGATGCATGAGAGCCTGAAGACTTCGCCGCGCTGCCGTGCCACCTTCGACGCGCTGGTCAAGGGGCTGCAGGACTATCATCGATATTCGACCTGGCGGGAACGAGATGGCAACGCACAATCCGGTTGA
- a CDS encoding DUF2188 domain-containing protein, which yields MIKVVYEVVPHDGGWAYRLGGVYSEAFPTHAEALEAARIVAAEQQVGGDSAEISWQDENGKWHEEYAEGGDRPETEVVDGLWKDRSAGASQGI from the coding sequence ATGATCAAGGTGGTCTACGAAGTCGTGCCGCATGACGGCGGCTGGGCCTACAGGCTGGGGGGTGTCTATTCCGAGGCATTCCCGACCCATGCCGAGGCGCTCGAAGCTGCGCGCATCGTCGCGGCCGAACAGCAGGTCGGCGGCGATTCCGCCGAGATCAGTTGGCAGGACGAGAACGGCAAGTGGCATGAGGAATATGCTGAGGGCGGCGACCGGCCGGAAACCGAGGTGGTGGATGGCCTGTGGAAGGATCGCAGCGCCGGGGCCTCGCAAGGCATCTGA
- a CDS encoding calcium:proton antiporter: MGIASRFKEEKFLVAALVVAAIAYFFEHAVIEMGRGVALIAAAALVGTIVLASIRVAHHAELLAVKVGDPYGTMILTLSAVAVEVIILAIMMSGESSPTLVRDTIYSALMLDINGILGLAALLGGLKHGEQPYNDNSGKTYGVMILTAMGISMIVPEFVPSDKWHYYSAFTIVAMIALYGLFLRMQVGQHSYFFSYSYPRSERKKESPHEDDHDAPAAISIATILAGVVIIGLLAEFMATFMAEGLRDSGAPIAVTAVVVAAISAAPEILTALRAALRNRMQATVNIAMGASLSTVILTVPVMEAIALYTGQPFIMAMTPVQTVMVAITLIAAAINLNDGETNAIEGMTHFILFATFVMLTALGL; the protein is encoded by the coding sequence TTGGGGATTGCGTCACGCTTTAAAGAGGAAAAGTTTCTGGTCGCCGCACTTGTCGTTGCAGCGATCGCCTATTTCTTCGAACATGCAGTGATCGAGATGGGGCGCGGCGTCGCGCTGATTGCCGCAGCTGCCCTCGTCGGCACCATCGTACTCGCTTCCATCCGCGTTGCCCATCATGCCGAGCTGCTCGCCGTCAAGGTCGGCGATCCCTATGGCACGATGATCCTGACGCTCTCGGCCGTCGCCGTCGAAGTCATCATCCTCGCCATCATGATGAGCGGCGAAAGCTCGCCGACGCTGGTGCGCGACACGATCTATTCTGCCCTGATGCTCGATATCAATGGCATTCTCGGCTTAGCCGCCCTGCTCGGCGGCCTTAAGCACGGCGAACAGCCCTACAACGACAATTCCGGCAAGACCTACGGCGTGATGATCCTGACCGCCATGGGCATTTCAATGATCGTGCCGGAATTCGTGCCGAGCGACAAATGGCACTATTATTCCGCCTTCACCATCGTCGCGATGATCGCGCTTTATGGCCTCTTCCTGCGAATGCAGGTTGGCCAGCACAGCTATTTCTTCAGCTACAGCTATCCGCGCTCCGAACGGAAGAAAGAAAGTCCGCATGAGGATGACCACGACGCACCGGCCGCGATCTCGATCGCCACCATTCTCGCCGGCGTCGTCATTATCGGCCTGCTCGCGGAATTCATGGCGACCTTCATGGCGGAAGGCCTGCGCGACAGCGGCGCGCCGATCGCCGTGACCGCCGTCGTCGTCGCGGCGATTTCGGCCGCCCCCGAGATCCTGACCGCGTTGAGGGCGGCGCTGAGGAACCGCATGCAGGCGACGGTCAACATCGCCATGGGCGCCTCGCTGTCGACGGTCATCCTGACGGTGCCCGTCATGGAGGCGATCGCGCTCTATACCGGCCAGCCCTTCATCATGGCGATGACCCCCGTACAGACGGTGATGGTGGCGATCACGCTGATTGCCGCCGCGATCAACCTCAACGACGGCGAGACCAACGCGATCGAGGGCATGACGCATTTCATCCTCTTCGCCACCTTCGTCATGCTGACGGCGCTGGGCCTTTGA
- a CDS encoding 3-deoxy-manno-octulosonate cytidylyltransferase: MEAIPSDTQTMPAPDSGFNFLTPDAWKALLSHYSHVVLVANSEAVDFKRLRSELPETALYVFFNNVYKVLDEPFAGHAVLFARSGVMGANIVHRREAADVLRFFAGDDFLGVVNIRVSPEENFSEEGSFEGAETRHLDLTKMLVDVYPVGKIATSGFAVALWLAELQLPGKILLAGFSAKRSEKWKVFDVHDWTFEQIFLRLFARMGTISMMGGVDASPYAALARRFPQVPPIEIAMTAAEVLSERLHNANSQIDRLMSVTKSIRAIEGFFRRFKPKTRKQRFLEKSKE, from the coding sequence ATGGAAGCAATCCCCAGCGACACGCAGACCATGCCCGCCCCGGATAGCGGCTTCAATTTTCTGACGCCGGATGCGTGGAAAGCGCTGTTGTCGCACTATTCCCACGTCGTGCTGGTGGCAAACAGCGAGGCCGTCGATTTCAAACGGCTGCGAAGCGAATTGCCGGAGACGGCGCTCTACGTCTTCTTCAACAATGTCTATAAGGTGCTCGACGAGCCCTTCGCCGGCCATGCGGTGCTATTTGCCCGCAGCGGCGTAATGGGAGCCAATATCGTCCACCGGCGCGAGGCGGCGGATGTCCTGCGCTTCTTTGCCGGCGACGATTTTTTGGGCGTCGTCAACATTCGCGTCTCCCCGGAGGAAAACTTCAGCGAGGAGGGCAGCTTCGAAGGCGCTGAAACCCGCCATCTTGATCTGACGAAAATGCTCGTCGACGTCTATCCGGTGGGCAAGATCGCGACGAGTGGTTTTGCGGTGGCGCTGTGGCTCGCCGAGCTGCAACTGCCGGGCAAGATCCTGCTTGCCGGTTTTTCGGCGAAGAGGAGCGAGAAGTGGAAGGTCTTTGACGTGCACGACTGGACGTTCGAGCAGATTTTCCTGCGTCTCTTTGCACGGATGGGTACGATCTCGATGATGGGCGGCGTGGATGCCAGCCCCTATGCTGCACTTGCCAGACGGTTTCCACAGGTGCCGCCGATCGAAATCGCGATGACGGCGGCCGAAGTCCTGTCGGAGCGGCTCCACAACGCAAACAGCCAGATCGACAGGCTCATGTCCGTCACCAAATCCATCCGCGCCATCGAGGGTTTCTTCCGGCGCTTCAAGCCGAAAACCCGCAAGCAGCGTTTTCTCGAAAAGTCGAAGGAATGA